From Zea mays cultivar B73 chromosome 3, Zm-B73-REFERENCE-NAM-5.0, whole genome shotgun sequence:
AGTCCAACGCGGCGGCCGGCGAGTATGCGCTGGGAAAGAGATACATAAAAAGGAGTGTTTTTTTTTCCAGCGGTGGCTTCAGGGAATCCACCTCCGATTCTGCTTCCAGAATGAAACCGGTGCTGCTGGACTGTGGTGGCTTGTTTACAGTTTTTGGCCGTCAAAAGCGATCGTCGACCGTCGCTTGATTTTTTAAGAATGACTTTGACGAAAACTGTTTAAAATCAGGGTCAGAGAATCGTTTGAGTTTGAGTCACCAGGACAGTAGAAATACATCACTTTCTAGATCTAAATCATGTAAACTCCTTTATTTTCTCTATACGTAATCCATATAATACTTAAATTATCTTCATAACTAGATTCTCCTAGCTCGTCACAAAAAAACTAAAAACAAACAAGCCCTTGTCCTATGGTCTAGACTTTTAGACTATTTCTAGCAACTTACTCATACTCATATTTAAATTATACGAACATTGCGGTATACATAGGGCTGAacaaaatactcgtggctcgtgagctcgctcgactcggctcgttttaattttatcacgagctgagctaacatctcagctcgattcgttaacgagccagctcgacacgagttcgagccagctcgttagctcgaATTAGCTAGCATTTATCTGTAAAACAAAGCCTATACTTGTATTTGATGAATTAATAAGTGATAACTATATTAATTTAGGGTTTAAATGATGTGATATATAAAATTATGATTATTGTTAGTCTTTTCTAGTGTTAAATTAGTATGAAATTAAATAGCAATTGATTATATTGttatatatatacatgtatactaATTTttttggctcgcgagctaaacgagcccgcTCGAACTTGCAAACGAGCCGAGCTGGTTCTCTGGCTCGGTTGtttaacgagtcgagccgagccagctcgagctcggtcgagccgagccgagctggctcgatatccacccctagaTATACAGTACAGAACAATACAAAAACTATGTTGGATAAACTACAGAACATGGTCTTATAATGGTTCAATAACTCTGATTCATCCCTATCTCTGGCCGGTCTCTCTTAGCATTTTTTTTGTTTGACATAAACGTAGGCTCTATTTAGTTTAGCTTTTTTCTAACTTTTTTTCGAGAATCTAGCCGTGGAAAGAATTTAAGTATTGTATGAGTTATTTACGAAAAAAATGAAGGGGTTTATAAGGTTCATGATTTAGAAAGTGACATATTCCTCCTATCACGATGACTCAATCAATtctatgtttatgttgattttggatagtTTTCACCAAAGCGATTCTCAAAAAAACATGCTGAAAAGTTGTATGTTTGTCAGTCCGCAGCATCTTCTAGCTACTATAAGCTCGGAAAAAGGTGAAACAAACACTGTCATAGATAACAAACACGATTTGTTAGTGACAGACACGTTCAACGACATCCGTGGGACATCCATATCCATCTAAGGGGCTAAAATTCTCTTTCTATTCTATCTTGAACACAAAGATGATTTTAGTCTCTTAAATTATCTTGCTTCTAAACAAATTTTTAAATATTTGTTTGAGACTAGGGATGGATGTGCATCGGGGCTGAAGAGTTGTAGTCCAAGGCGTGACCTGGCTAAAATTATTGGTACTATTTATAATAGAGATTATAAAATTTTAAAATATAATATAACACAATGATTCTTCTACTTTATTATAAAACTTCGATATATATCATTTCACACCATCCTTATATGAATATATAGCTTGATCAACAAAAACAATGAAATAATTAACGCTAAATGACTTGTGCAGATTGCAAAGCAATAGATGCATCATCAAGGCTCTCATCGAATTGCCTCTTTCTTTCGATTTTACGTTTTGTGTGGAAATTTGGATCAATATCTATCTTAAATACATTTTCTTTGGCAAATTATATTGCTCTTGAAAAGTTTGTTTCTCTAtactcactcaaaaagaaaataaGCTATTGTACCTTCTGAATGGCAACACcaataaccatctcctttgcttgTAGCTGCTTGCTGACAAAATTAACTTTAGATAATATGTCATACCAAATGACTATTGCCACTATAAATTCGAAGTTACCGAGTTCACTGTCTGTCAAGGATTTAGATTCACTACTTGTTAATgtatcatcatcatcactttcagcCACTTGCAATAAAGCCTCCCTTATTTTTTGAATCTGAAACCTTATAGCCTTCACACTATCAACACgactctcccagcgagtagttgaCAATGGCTTGAGAGTAAATCCTTATTAGTAGCTTTAAGTGTAAATATTTGATTAATAAGATAAGGCATAACTATTTTTTAGTCTTGTCTCATGATATAAAGTGCTTTCTAGAGATACATACGTCGATTCATTAGTACCAGTGTTAGTACCAGTGTTGTTATAGAGAATTAAATATATTTTTGATCTTTATATTTTTGATTCTTTTGAGAGGGTGGGACCGCGGGAGTAAGATGGTGTTGATTGGTTGGCCGGACAGATTATTGCGATTCCCCATAAAACTATCTTTCCCGGTGAGAGTGAGACCCGGGTAGTGTCTGTGTTTCGTGTCCCCACCCGCCCAGACGCCCCACAACTCTGCGCATCACCAATTCAAATAAAACGATATTTTAAAATACTCCAGCCAGTGGTGCGGTGCCTCCTTGGGCTCACCAAATCTCCACTCCCAATCAACCACTTGCTGCAAAGAGGAATACGATTCAGCTTAGCTCAGCTCCACCACCACCAAGAACAAGATCTCGACGAAGCAGCCAGACGACAGGCAGGTAGCACCGGGGTCAACGCGGCAGACAAACAGgctctcccgctcgtcagctagcAGCCATGAGTACCATGAAGTTTTGCCGTGAATGGTATAACGACGACGCTGCctgctcgctcgctcgctcgcttcCTTGCTCACTCAAGCTGCTATGCTGTGCTCTGCCCTGCTGTATACTGACGGCGGCATCGTTTCTGTTTCTTGGCCATGGCAGCAACAACATCCTGTACCCCAAGGAGGACCGGGAGCAGAAGGTGCTCCTCTACGCCTGCCGGAACTGCGACCACCAGGTGTCCTTCCTTCCTCCGCCCGTTCAGCATCTCGTGTCTGTCGGGATCCATTCGGATCTCTCCGAAGCACAGAGCTCTCTTGTTTTCTAGAATCTGACGCGGTCTCCAAACGCTCTCCGCAGGAGGTCGCGGACAACAACTGCGTGTACCGGAACGTGGTGCACCACAGCGCCGGGGAGTTCACCCAGGTGCTCCAGGACGTGGCCGGCGACCCCACGCTGCCCCGCACCAAGTCCGTGCGTTGCTCCTCCTGCGGCCACGGCGAGGCCGTCTTCTTCCAGGTCGGTCACCTGTCACCTCCTCGCCTCCTTTGGAAACGGAGTCCATGACAACTGAACACGCATACTTGAGAGCTAGCAATAGCATCGTCTTCTTCTTCGTAGACCATGGgccagaaacttgagctcactgtTGCATGGTACTGCAGGCCACTGCGAGAGGGGAGGAAGGGATGACGCTCTTCTTCGTCTGCTGCAACCCGAGCTGCGGCAACCGTTGGAGAGAATAATGGACGGTTCCTCTGGCGCAACAGCCAGGACGACATGATTTTTTTTGCAAGATTTTCATCCGACAGACCTGCTGCTCCCCCCCATATGAGCATGTCAACTGATTGGATTGGATTGGATTGGATTGTACTACTATGTTCCCAGTGCGTTCAGACATTTCAATAACTTGCCGGCAGGGTAAACTTCCCTGTGGCCTGTGCTTCATTCATTTGCATCAAAGAAAGGATGAGATGAGGAAAACTTTTTCCATGTTCGAATGATTCCCTCTGCACCTAAAGGTTTCATCCACTCAAACAAATTCACCATCAGGTGAGGTGGAGAAACTGTCCTCACTTCACATGACACACGGTTATGCAAGTTCTCTCTATatatttctgtttttttttaccaATTTCTGCAGCTCATGGTTATGCAAGTACAAATTCTTGAACAGCCACGTGCTTAATTGATTTTCAGTTGTCACTCGAATGGCCATCCAGACCAAGAACTAGCTCAGGTGCAGAACTGCACCTGGAATACTGAGAAATCCCATTCTGCTGTCTCCCTTTCAAGAACAGCTTACATGTGGATCTCAAAATTTTCTGGTGTTTAAGGGGCTTTCCAGATGCCTTGTTGAACgaccaaataaataaataaataaatatccaTGGTTCAACATGTGTTGTGTGTGCCTGCGTTTGGGTACTCACAATTTGAAACAAAACTACAACAAACAACTCAATATCTCTACGGTACACGTGCTAAAATTACAGTCTCAAGTAGAACTGCCTGTAACAGTGGACTCAGTATATTTGATAGTGCTATTTCCCAACGCTACTCCCAGAAAAGGTCTTCAAGAGATGATGCCTTTTGAGATCTCAGAGTTACATCCTTGGTGGACATTTCAGTGCCAAATGGAGCATCGTGCATCACATTGAGGCCAAGGGAACTTTATTCCATTGCTGATATGCAATCTTTTGCCCATGGAGGGAGAGGTGACCGGAGAGTGATGGGCAATCCAGTGATGGGGTGTACAAATGACAAGCTCTCCGCATGCAGTGCATGGCCCTCACACTCTACGCCGTCCCACTCGATCACCCCGCCGTACTTCACATCACCTCTGATAGGGAGACCAAGATACTGGCAGTGTAGACGAATCTGGTGTGTCCGTCCGCTCTGGGGATAGGCTCTAACCAAGATGACACTGCTGTTCGCATCACCGCCACAAGTCTGGTCAGTCGCCTTTTCTTGCACAGTAATTGGCTCGATATCGTCGGTGTCCAAGCTGTAGGGTTCTCTGAACTGCCCTTTACCGTTGACGCCTAGAACTTCAAACCGCGTGCTCATGTCCCGTACGACAGAGCCGCCTGGGAGTGAACGGCCAACATCAGACATAGCATATACACGCCAAGCGCCGTGTTTCGATCGCCCATGGCCAGAACATATCTTGATCTTTTCCCATGCCGGTGGGAAACCTATGCAGAGAGCTAGATATGTTTTCTTGACTTTATGGTCAGTGAATGCCTTCACTAGCTTCCCAGCAACTTTGTTGCATTTGGTGATAACCATGAGCCCACTAGTATCACGGTCCAGCCTGTTTGCAAGGTGAAGGTTAGGTTTAGTTGCTGGATTCTCTGCAAGTCGCAAGAAATGTTTGCCTGTAGTGAGAACGAATAGTGTATCATCTCTTTTGTAAAAGAAGAACTTAGAAATAGTAAATCAAGAACAATACTAAtgtaaagaaaaaaaaacaattcGATTGTGGCTTCAAATAATGAAATCTAGATGTtaaaaatattaaaataaaaCACTCTGATATTATTATGTAGTGGATTACTTAAGAATCAAACTTTTACTTTCTGACAAAAGACAGACAGATCACAAGTGCTGTTTCCTCACCTCAGCCAGTCCACAAGTAGCAAGTAGCAACTATAGTCCTAAAGACTAAAGGTACTAACTACTAGCCAGACATAACTAATTCCATATGCTTTGGGAGACAATGCATGAAACAAATACCAAATAGTGGATATTGTATTCAATTAAAAAACTTCCAAAGAGTGCATGAAACAAATTTCTTTTTTTTGTCACCATGGTTCTTAAAGTGGTAAGGTGAGACAAGGCGTTGGACCGCCGCCTGAACGCCTACGCACCTCAGATTTTTTGGGCgtctggacgcctaggcgacgcatTTAAAATGCTGATTGTCATCATAGCATATCATACTTTCAGTGCTGGACACTCACTTGCTAGTAGGAATTGTTAAACTAGTCCATTACAGACAACATTATATGAGCTTGGATCATTTGGAAATAGAATGAGAATCAACACTTGAATACAGATTGCCTTATGCCTGTGGTAGTGTGATGAAACACAATATTGCACAATttgtcaaaatgcattccacactGTAATGCTCCTAAATAGCCTCCAATGCACATTTTTTACTCATCCTTTACATTAATTACATAGCCTGTATGTCCTAAACTAAACCAAGTATTGAGCAATGGCATTGCCATCCATGGTTATTAAAACGACGTTTAAACGTCGTTTAAACTATAAAACGCTGATAGAACAGCGAAACGTTGAAACATTTTACACTTCCTCGTATTTAAACGTCACGTTTTGATGTTTAAACGCGATATATAGTTAAACGCCACGTTTCGAGCGTTTAAGTTGCCTGCTTGTAAAATTTGGCCCAACCCAATTAGGAATCTACACAACTTCAAGACCGCTACTTTCCTAGGAGAGCTCATGGTACTCAAGTGCCAATTCTTGAGGATGATGAAGATGGTCTTGATGTGGGTGATGAGAATGAAGACGATGACAATTTTGTGCTTGACGACCTTGAcatggatgatgaagaagaaacaAACAACAGTGGTAGCCGTGGTGATGAGCAAGACAAGGATGATGTTGGTTTAGATGATTTGGATGATGGTTATTGAGTGCTTGAGTAACATTTGTGTGCCTGTGGTTGTGGACATTGCATTCTACTTTAGTtgcttttgtgctatgtttgtgatTGTGGACTATTAGACATCTCATTCCACTTTGTTTGCGGTTGTCGACTTGCTATTAGttgaacttgtgttattgtggTAATGTGGTTGTGGACATGTCATTTTGCACAATATTATTATGTGAACTTATGTTGGTTGTTTGGTATTTGACTTTATATAattgtctgaaattatgatatattgaaatttccctatgttgtttaaaattacgtttaaactttgtttaaaccGTTTAAAAGTTAAAACTCCACCCATGAGCGTTCCGTTCCGTCGTCTTAATAACCATGTTGCCATCAGTAAAGTAACATTAGACAACATGTTGTATTACACAAAGATATCATCATACTACCTAAATACGCCAATTTCTTCATCCAAATCATCGATATTACTGACACTGGATGATCGACATACGAAATCACAAGCAATGAGCTCAGCGCCACCTATTCCTTTTAAGTTCCATCTTATTTACCTGAGACGGCAGAGCAAGGGAAGGAGGTGAGGAGGGCGTCGCAGTAGACGCCGGCGGGTTTGTCGACGACGGCGAGCCACTCGTCCTCGAACACGACGTCCGCAGACGCGAAGGCCGCGGAGCGCGCGGAGGCGGTCATGGCGCGCCGGAGCTCCAGGTCCTTGGAGGTGGCCGGGTAGGGAGGGGACACCGGGGAAGGATACTCTCCGATCGACGGCGCCGTCGACGTGGCCGCTGACATCGCCGTGAGGCTGCGCGCAGGTGGCAGGAGGGAGCGGAGCGGGGAGGCGGCGCCGGCTGGAGGCTGAAGAAGGAGAAGAGGCAGGGGTAGTTTCGTCATTGAGGTAAAATAAGGTAGCACGTCTATTTGGATGCTATTGCAatttttaagtttggagatacgCTATTATAATTTACGTATTTGAAGAACTTACCTTATAATTGTAGGGTATCTAGAAATGGGGTACCTAAAGTAAAATCCATAAAACCTTCTTGCCGATTAAAGTTTTCCCGCTGAGCAAGTTCGCAAGACAAGATGACCCACCCGCTTCCTGCCGAGCAAGTTCGTGGAGCAGAGCGATGATCAGGTCTCTACCAAGCAAGTCAGATCAGATCCCTGCTAAGGAGTGTGAGGCGGAACGACGGACCAGATCCCTGCCGAGCAAGTTCGCGAGGCGGAATGAACGACCAAGCCCCACCGAGCAGGACTGCGAGGCAGAGCGACCGACCAAGCCTCTGCCGAGCAAGTTCGCGAAGCAGAGTGATCGAGCATTCCCTGCCGAGCAAGCCTGCGAGGCGGGGCAACCGACCAAGTCCCTGTCGGGCAAGTCCGCAGAGCGGAGCGACCAATCAGGTCCCTACCAAGCAAGTCTGTGAGATAGAATAACCACCCAACTCCTAACCAAGGAAGAGAAGCATGATGGAAACCCAAGTCAAACGTCGTAAAGTCCGCGCCTACTAAGACAAGATATGGCATCCCGGATCTCTGAATAGCCATGGCTTAATGATGGGATTCAAAGCAATGGATGGAGAAAGTTGAATGGCCCTAATTTTTGACACTTTTGGCAAGCCTTGTAGCACATGAAACAATCTTACAAGTGCATCGACCAATAGTAGCCAGACCTCCTGATTAACCACTTTATCTGGTGAGGTGACTAGTGTGTTTCACACATGCCTTCATGCACATCATGCATCAGCTCAAAATCTTGGATGGGTTCGAAACATTTCAATAGTAGTCCTTCAAGGGTATAATAATATATTTCATATCCAATGAGTACATACCTTAAGGCTTTGTACCTTATCTGCTTATGTGCACCCCGGGTCGGATCCTTCAAGTAGTTGAAGATATCGGCTTTCTAGTCGACTGCATCAATCTGTAGAATCTCCACTTCATCATCCTAGTTGGCAGACATGTAATTAGATGCCATCTAGGCCATTTTTTGGCATCTAAATTCTATTCCCAAGGCACCGACATTAGTGTGATGAAGTGTAACCTTGTCATCAACTCTCGGTAGTTGTTGAAATATGGGTACAGGCTACAAAGCATCACTGGTACAATTGAAATCCCCTGTGAGCTGATTGATCAccacttttgagtctttgactatTTATATAGGCTCAATTCTAGCTTATAAAATCAACCACATCTCTTTTTGAATGGCTTCATACTCTACATGATTGTTGGTGCATCTTACTTCTAACCGTAGTGAAAAATTGAATATTGCCCCCAAGGTGAGAGTACCCGCACCCCGACACCACAACTTACATCAAAAATTGATCCATAAAAGAAGAGTACCCATGTTTTGATGACAACTGTCAATGTTAGTGGAGGTGCTCTTTTAGTGATGAGATCTATGAGGGCATGTCCCTCCACGATATTTGTTGATTGATACCACAGATCGAATTCTAACAGGGCATACATCCATTTGCCCAGGCATCCTTTCATAATAGGGACTGAGTGCACATATGTTTCATGACATCATCCATGCTTATAATTTTGGCTTTTGTGTTAATCAAGTAATGTTGAAGCTTGGTGCATTTAACATATAGGCATAAGTGAGAACACCTAgatgggtgaataggtgatcctataaaaatcaactctaaacaacacaaacttggtttatacaaGTTGTTAGTGATAACTAAAACCAAGTTAGgatgaagagagagagagaactcTTCTATTGATTGCTCCTTTAAGATGAGAATTAAAGTTAGGAGCAATATtgctcggggaccataattaggggtaccctcaagactcctaattctcagctagtaacccccatcagcacaaagctgcaaaggcctgatgggtgcaactaAGTCagagatcggtccattcgagggactcgatcacgcctcgcccgagcccagcctcgggcaagggcagccgaccccggaggatctacgtctcgcccgaggcccccctccagcgacgaacatacttccggctcgcccgaggcccagtcttcgccaagaagcaaccctggccaaatcgccacgccaaccgaccaaatcgcaggggcatttaatgcaaaggtggcctgacacctttatcctgacgcacgtcctccagtcgatagagccgaagtgaccgcagtcacttcgccgctccactgaccgacctgatagaaggacagcgccgcctgcgccgctccgactactgtgccactcgacagagtgaggctgacaggcagccaggcttgGCCTCAGGCACCGTAGGAAACTCCGctacgcccgacccagggctcggactcgggctcagccccggaagacggcgaactccgctctgcccgacccagggctcggactcgggctcagccccggaagacggcgaactccgctccgcccgacccagggctcagacttgggctcagccccggaagatggcgaactccgctccgcccgacccagggctcggactcgggctcagccccggaagacggcgaactccgctccgcccgacccagggctcggactcgggctcagccccggaagacggcgaactccgctccgcccgacccagggctcggactcgggctcagccccggaagacggcgaactccgctccgcccgacccagggctcagactcgggctcagccccggaagacggcgaactccgctccgctcgacccagggctcagactcaggctcaactgagagcacctagagggggggggggtgaataggtgatcctgtaacacttcaaaacttaagccacaaaaacttggttaatcgttagcacaataattgccaagtggctagagaggaatcctcaacaaaacacaataaccaacaaagatcaatcacagagatggcacgatggttatcccatggttcggccaagaccaacgcttgcctactccacgttgtggcgtcccaacggacgagggttgcaatcaacccctctcaagcggtccaaagacccacttgaataccacggtgttttgcttgctttactcaatcccgtttgcgaggaatctccacaacttggagtctctcgcccttacaattgaagttcacaaagaagcacggagcaagggagggattagcaacgcactcaagacaagaaatcacagcaacaccacgcacacaagtcgcaacgagagctcacaacacaactcaatgagttcaccactcaactagagctctaatcgctattgcaaagaatcaaaggcgcggaatcgatgtcttggtgcttaggaatgcttaggggATGCTtgttattctcctccatgcgcctaggggtcccttttatagccccaaggcagctaggagccgttgagagcaatctaggaaggctgatattGCCTTCTgttgactggcgcaccggacagttcggtgcacaccggacactgtccggtgcccgatttccttccaaaaatggcacagtcgaccgttggcagcctgagagccgttggcgcaccggacatgtccggtgcacaccggacagtccggtgcctcctactagccgttggcccggccacgtgtcccgcgcagatcgcgcggccgaccgttggccctgccgaccgttggctcaccggacagtccggtgcacaccggacagtccggtgaattatagccgtacgtcgacgatgaattcccgagagcgataagttcgcctgtgaacggcccaccggacagtccggtgcaccaccggacattccggtgaattatagccgtacaccgccgtcgaagtcccgagagcagccactttgctcgagtcagcctggcgcaccggacactgtccagtgcaccaccggacagtccggtgctccagactgagcaaagtcttggctgctcgagccaaggcatttccagttggtcttttcctgtttccagcacttagacacaatacattagtctctaaaacaatgtactaagtctgagaaacatacctttatccttgatttgtactttgtccaccattttacacttagacacttgtgttggacactaaaccaccaaaatacttagaaatggcccaagggcacatttccctttcaatctccccggaagatggcgaactccgcttcgcccgacctagggctcagactcgggctcagccccggaagacggcgaactccgctccgcccgacccagggctcggactcgggctcagccccggaagacggcgaactccgctccgcccgacccagggctcggactcgggctcagccctggaagacggcgaactccgctccacccgacccagggctcggactcgggctcagccccggaagacggcgaactccgctccgcccgacccagggctcggactcgggctcagccccggaagacggcgaactccgctccgctcgacccagggctcagactcaggctcaaccccggaagacgacgaactccgttccgcccgaccccagggctcggactcagccctggcctcagccgacggtctccgcctcgcccgacccagaggctcggactcgacctcggcctcggaagacatactcgacctcgacctcggaggagcctccacatcgcgcaacctagggcacggaccgaccacgtcaacagggggcgccatcattaccctacgccaagctgacttaggctacgggaaacaagaccggcgtcccatctggctcgctccgccagacatgcaatgatggcgtcccgcacgctctatgacgacggcggctctcagcccccttacggaagcaagaggacgtcagcaaggactcgacagctccgacagctgtccttccgccaggatccagcgctcctccgatggccacgacaccacacgaaccgggtgccaaaacctctccggctgccacgatggcatgtacttagggcgctagctcccctccgctagacacgttagcactctgctacacccctcattgtacacctggatcctctccttactcctataaaaggaaggaccagggccctcttacagaaggttggccgcgcggggaagaggacgggacaggcgctcgcgtgaggccgctcgctccctcccgcgtggacgcttgtaaccccctactgcaagcgcacccgacctgggcgcgggacaaacacgaaggccgcgggatttccacctctcacgcccgtctcctccccccttcgcgctccgtctcgcgccgactcatctgggctggggcacgcggcgacatttcactcgtcggtccagggaccccccggtctcgaaacgccgacagttggcgcgccaggtaggggcctgctgtgtgttgatgaacagcttcccgtcaagctccagatgggcagtctccagcaacctttctagcccgggacggtgctccatttcgggagtcttgagttcatgtccctcgacggcagctacgacatgatactccctcccccgccgtgcgacagcgacaatggcggccgacagcccacctgccggcggcggaatcgacgacgtcttccccgcatggtggaagaacaactttCGAGCTCACcctgtcccctcccccgccgacggaggaggaggcggggcgaccaaggccaagcaggagg
This genomic window contains:
- the LOC100284267 gene encoding uncharacterized protein LOC100284267, whose amino-acid sequence is MQQHPVPQGGPGAEGAPLRLPELRPPGGRGQQLRVPERGAPQRRGVHPGAPGRGRRPHAAPHQVRALLLLRPRRGRLLPGHCERGGRDDALLRLLQPELRQPLERIMDGSSGATARTT
- the LOC100272613 gene encoding RNA pseudouridine synthase 1-like isoform 3 (isoform 3 is encoded by transcript variant 3) yields the protein MVITKCNKVAGKLVKAFTDHKVKKTYLALCIGFPPAWEKIKICSGHGRSKHGAWRVYAMSDVGRSLPGGSVVRDMSTRFEVLGVNGKGQFREPYSLDTDDIEPITVQEKATDQTCGGDANSSVILVRAYPQSGRTHQIRLHCQYLGLPIRGDVKYGGVIEWDGVECEGHALHAESLSFVHPITGLPITLRSPLPPWAKDCISAME
- the LOC100272613 gene encoding RNA pseudouridine synthase 1-like isoform 2 (isoform 2 is encoded by transcript variant 2); its protein translation is MSAATSTAPSIGEYPSPVSPPYPATSKDLELRRAMTASARSAAFASADVVFEDEWLAVVDKPAGVYCDALLTSFPCSAVSENPATKPNLHLANRLDRDTSGLMVITKCNKVAGKLVKAFTDHKVKKTYLALCIGFPPAWEKIKICSGHGRSKHGAWRVYAMSDVGRSLPGGSVVRDMSTRFEVLGVNGKGQFREPYSLDTDDIEPITVQEKATDQTCGGDANSSVILVRAYPQSGRTHQIRLHCQYLGLPIRGDVKYGGVIEWDGVECEGHALHAESLSFVHPITGLPITLRSPLPPWAKDCISAME
- the LOC100272613 gene encoding RNA pseudouridine synthase 1-like isoform 1 (isoform 1 is encoded by transcript variant 1), with translation MSAATSTAPSIGEYPSPVSPPYPATSKDLELRRAMTASARSAAFASADVVFEDEWLAVVDKPAGVYCDALLTSFPCSAVSGKHFLRLAENPATKPNLHLANRLDRDTSGLMVITKCNKVAGKLVKAFTDHKVKKTYLALCIGFPPAWEKIKICSGHGRSKHGAWRVYAMSDVGRSLPGGSVVRDMSTRFEVLGVNGKGQFREPYSLDTDDIEPITVQEKATDQTCGGDANSSVILVRAYPQSGRTHQIRLHCQYLGLPIRGDVKYGGVIEWDGVECEGHALHAESLSFVHPITGLPITLRSPLPPWAKDCISAME